The Acropora palmata chromosome 10, jaAcrPala1.3, whole genome shotgun sequence genome contains a region encoding:
- the LOC141894939 gene encoding uncharacterized protein LOC141894939: protein MKRNAVSGTGVSPDFKQARCDILSMAASSPLNEESFQEEIEESDTVEPNLKDIHNLLKNIQSAITAMQGNIAVLAKDNNKLSSDVAELRKVIAKNNDEVEKLKKDLVSQTKYVASLELELGRVKKA from the coding sequence ATGAAGCGGAATGCGGTCTCCGGAACTGGCGTATCGCCTGACTTCAAACAAGCACGTTGCGACATCTTAAGCATGGCGGCTTCTTCTCCGCTTAACGAAGAGTCTTTTCAGGAGGAAATAGAAGAGTCCGACACTGTTGAACCTAATCTCAAAGATATTCACAATCTTCTTAAAAATATCCAAAGCGCCATTACGGCGATGCAAGGTAATATTGCTGTGTTAGCTAAAGATAACAACAAACTGTCAAGTGATGTGGCTGAACTTCGAAAGGTCATCGCAAAGAATAATGACGAGGTCGAAAAGCTAAAGAAAGATTTAGTAAGCCAAACCAAATATGTCGCTTCTTTGGAACTAGAACTTGGTCGTGTAAAAAAGGCCTga